The DNA segment GAGTCCTGAACTGACAGATATCCGCGGAAAGGCCTCTTGCGGGCTCGATGTTGTTGAATCATTCCCCCTTCCATTAGCCTTTAGCGTCCTGTCCACCAACACTGTCGAATTGCCATTCGGTAGTGGTTTGCGGCTCGTCGAGTCGATCGTGGTGTTGCCCAATCCGTTCGTCAATCCTCCAGCAGGACTGCCATTTGGCAGCGTGTTCATACTTGGGGGAGCCTTTTTCGGATATTCCCCATTCACGTCGTGGTTGAGTCGCGTTCGCGGGTCGGCAGAGGCCTCGGAGGTTTGTGAAGAATTAGACGAGTTGTAGGAGCTCTCGTCGAAGCTCTCGTTGgatgtgtgtgagtgtggcTGGCGCGCAACGTGTACATTGACTTTGCCGGGGTTCGACAGGCCGTACTGGGCGGCTTGATCGAGGTGCACGAGGCCCGAGGATTGGGAGTCGATTGCCGCACTTCCGTCCGGCAGGAAGGAGGGCATCGCGTGTCGGGTCGTGAGATTTGGGGGCTTCTGGCTGTTCCAAGATTCGATTGATATTACGGACGGTCGGCAGTGGCGCACATGCTCTCTCACACTCTCTCGATAACTCGATACAGACACAGGGTGATTGGCAAAAGGaagggggcaggggcaggacAGCGTCAAACAGGAGAACAAGGAAGTGTAGTCGgaattgatgatgatgatgatggatgggttcCGCCGCGTCGGGCTCGATTCGTCGGCTTTGGGATGCGAAATGGAGGGAAGGGCAAAAGCAAGGCCGAGTTGGATTGATTGTGTCGACGGTCGGTTGTGGTTCAGCTGGTCTGGGCGGGAATCTTTGCTGCGCAGGGGCCGAAAGAACAAGCAGAACGCCGCTTGGCGGTACGGTACGGAGCAACAGAGTATGTACGCTGTCGTGGCATTCGCTCTCAGGCTTTACTTGTTCTCTTCTGGTCCTCACAGCGTAGGTAGATCAACAAATTGGAAGGATTCATGAGTATTTTGATTATggacgaaaagaaaaaggaaaaaaaaactccgtcggtgctgtgctgtgctgtacTGTGCTGCGCTGTGGTGCTGCGCTGTAGCCAGGCGCAGTGCTCTCGGTTTAGGTAGTTACCTGTAAAAAGCCCAGACCACCCCGCCATTTCAAAACTCCAGTggtcagcaacaaccccgtTGCGAGGCGACACGGGACTCGGCGCCGAGACAAACGCACCCCGTTGCTTTTGACCTTGCGACGATCACCAGTTTTCAAAGAGTGCATTTCCGCTGGCTTTAGGGAATATTCCGGGATTTTCAAACTATAtgtcttccttttctcctgATCAGTCTGCCTACATAGAACTGAAATGGCTGGAAAAGAGAGGACATTCCCAGAGCACCATCCCCCTTATCTCTCTCCAAAACTGGTCGGCCGACCCATTGCCCCCGACCTTCCGTTCAAAGGTGATCTCCCGTGCTTCGCGTTTTTCACTCTCCCCCCCAAGCAATTACATCATTTTTGTACATACTTGGTCCCCAAATCAACCGGGCTGCCTCTCGTTTATttaccaccatcatcaacaaaacaGTGGGTTTTGCCGTGTCCAGTTTGCCCATAAAATCCCACTTGCTCATTTAAAGCAACGGCTTCCCCTGTCTCTGGCTGCTCCGTCCGTCGGGCCTTCGGCGCCTGAAAAGGAGGCTTGGTCCCTGGCATTCCTGGGTACAGGATATATGTAGCTAGGCCCAGTGTCGAGACGACTATTCTGTCCGCAGCCCAGCCATACAGAGCCCTTTGTTCCCACATGGCAGATACCAAGACGGAAGACGGCAACAGCGGCAACAAAAACCCTCCTTTTGCACACATTGTCAATCCCTTCTCGCCAAAAAAGGCAGCTGTTTCAAAACCTTCAAAATCATCTGTCATGAGTATTCTCTCCTTTCTCAACGGAGTTTCCCGTCAACCCCGTCTGCGCTCTGCAGAAACTGTTCTCGCTTGCCTGTCCCAAATTCCCGGTCATGCAGCTTGTTAGCGTCGTCATGGAGGCTGACGGCGGAGTTTGTAAGATTGCAGAAGGGAGTTTCTATTTCTGGCATGTCAGTCAGCCAGCCCCCCTGAATACTATCGCagccttgttttcttttgggacTTCCAGAAGGTTTCTTGATCAGGCTTATGAAAAGAATGAGACACATCCTGGATGAAGACAGAAAGGATATAGTATCACAGGTGTCCCGATTTGCATTCATCTTCACAAAACAATTAATATAAAGTAGCCATCTTTTCAGCCCCTATCGGCCACGGCgtctacatatatttatAACCATCCATTGACTGATTTTCTCACCATCCCTATTCCATCCACAGCATACAAGTCCAAGAATAGTGTCAACTTCAATCATGAATTCAACTTGCGTCTGTCTCACTAGGTATCTCGTGCTCGTGCTCCCAAATCCCGTGCTTTCGCTCGTCATCCCATGCAAAAATGTTGCCAGTTAcaatgaaaagaaaaaaaaaacccccatccAATCCAATCAAAAAGGGTCCCGGTGTTCCCATCCATGACATGACCACCACATATTCTCCCATCGCGGGGTATCCcgccaaaaagaaacaaaacacatCCATACAATGCAACCCAAGATGCAGATGCCAACATGCAGAAAACAAGGTatgtcatcatcacccatcatGCCATTCAACCTCGCCCCAACCCTTAAGCAGTCCTCCTCTCAACAatcgcctcccccctcggcTTCCCCCCgacaaacccccctcccacggCGCCGAGCTGGAAAACCTTCTCTCCCCTAATCcaactctccctcacccgTCCAACAAactgcctcccctcccacgGCGACACCTTATTCTTCCACCTCATCTCCCCgctcctcaacacccacctctcctcgcTATCAAACACGCAAAAATCCGCGTCGTGCCCGACCTTGATCGCGCCCTTGCGGTGATACAACCCCACCTGCTGCGCCGTGGCCTGCGAGCACATCCTTACCATGTCCACCAGATCCGGCGCCGGTAACCCGTGAGCGGCTCTGTCAGTGGCGATGGTGTGCAGGATGGGAAGACCAAGGCCGACAGAGGAAATCCCGCCCcaggcggcgaagaagtcgccttggttggtgtttgtgatggggaggagacgttgttggggggcggggttggggtggtgggttgtgtcGGCGCAGCATGTGgtagcggtggtggtggaaagggggttggtgggctGCTCctcggtgggggagggggtttccGACGCAAGAGTCATCACCACGCCTGAATCCGTCGGCTTCAGCTCTGGCCGGGAGGAGGCGTGGGAGCAAGACTTGTCGTGGGTTTGATCAGAGGGCAAAGTCATATCAACACCCGAGTCGGAGTGATGCATATTCGGCCTCAGCgaatcatcatccaccgTCTGAAGATGCGGAGGCAGCAGCTTCAGCTCTGGCGTGCAAGGGCTGTGGTCAGAAACAATAGTCTTGAtgcacccctccccttgcGCCTCAacaatctcctcccacaGCCGGTCTTGGTTGGTCTGCGACCGGATGGGAGGGCAGCACTTGTGACGGGTGTCGCCATCTTCAATGTCATCTGCTGCGAGGCCGAGGTAGTGGAAGCATGTCTCGGCCGTGATGTTGACGCCTTCCTTGCGAGCAttgcggaggatggggatcGCCTCTACGGCGGAGAGGTGGACGATGTGGAGGTGCAGCTTGGGTGCCAGCTCGGCCAGGGAGACGATCTCCTCGATGGCATACGTCTCAAAGGCTGGGGGACGAGACTCCAAGAAGGTGCTGTAGCTGAAGAGATCGCCTTTGGGGGCGAGAGGTGGGTCAGAGATTTGGACGTAATCGCCCACAGACtcggtgatgggggggagcATCTCGGCATGGAACatcaaggtggtgggggagtcTTTGAGTGTGGTCATGGCCAAGGCGATGTCTTTGGAGGACACGGCTGGGAACTCATCCACCTGTGATTGGGTTAGCTGACTGACTGGATGGCTGGACATAGATCTGATAGGGAATAGGATGGGGTGACTAACACCAGAGTCGATAAGGAAACCCTTGAAGCCACGCACACCAGCCTCGACCAGCGGGAGCAGCTCGCCTGCGTTGCCGGGGATGACACCTCCGTAGAAGCCGACGTCAACCCAGCATTGGCCCTGGCTAGCACGAAGCTTCTCTTGGAACCCTGctagggtggtggtgggcgggaTGGCGTTGAGCGGCATGTCGATAACGGTTGTGACACCGCCAGAGGCGGCTGCCTTAGTGCCCGTGTTGAAGCCCTCCCACTCGGTACGGCCCGGCTCGTTGAGGTGGACATGGGCGTCTACCAGACCGGGGAGTAGGAACTTGGGGCTGAGGTCATTGTatctggtgttgggggggaaaGAGCTCCCGGGCAAAACTTCACGGACTACGGAGAGAATCTTGCCGGTCACCGGTGATACAGTGACGGTGGCTGGtgtgagaaggagggtgtCATCTGGgagtgtgatgatggtgtttgtCGAGGCCAGCACCACAAGGGGCTGCTCGTTCTGTTGGAGCGTGGTAGCCATATTGAAGAGAGAGGTGTGTCGATTTTTCCCCCAAAGCCACAGCTCGAAGGGGTGAGGGAAGTGAAGTCAGAAAGAGACAGGGGATCAGGATAGGATGATGCTAGGCTATCGGGACCCGGCGATATGGTTTGGTAGTTTGCAGGGTAAGGCGTCTGGGCTTCCTAtaagggaggggagagagtcTTATCTCTGGTTTGCGGGATGGGTGTGCGGCGGTGCGGGACAGTTTTGATAAGTAGCCGTGAGACGAGTGAGAATAAAGGTTGCACGGCGCAATGTGATCCGTAGGCGAGAATggggggtgtggtgtggtggtaaGCAAGATACCGGGTCTTGGCCGGTGGGAGCAGTCAAAAGATGAGATGTGAAAGTGAAGATAAGATATCGAGTCACCAACGAGGACAGACACAAACATATATATATctgaagagagggaaggaaagggaaatATTCGGCACGGTTTCTTTCCGGCCTTGTTTCTTTGCTTCCTTTTGGCAGGCAGTCAAGGCAATGGCCTCAGCAAATCCACTCCATCCACCTTGAACACACCGTCAGATTCCGAGAATTCTCCCAGGCATTGGAACGGCTGCCATGATCCAgaccgcccccctcccccctccctccccggaGGGAGACAGATTCCCATACACCCATATCACTTGTTGCGGTCTCGGAATCGCATTGTCGCATGCAGCAGCACAGGAACGAGGTCATTATCAGAGGATGGCCCACCGAGCTGATAAGGCGCTTGGTGGATCTCTTTTTAGATGCCAGGACCCTGGCGCCACGACCTTATCTCTGGCAGCTGACTGGCCGTGCTGATTAGATCGGATGCGGCCGGGCTGTATTGGGTTCACGCCCTGCCGATCAGTGGCTGAAAATGACGGCACGCCCGTCTTTCAGAGCATGGGCCACCCCTTCTGCCCCGCACATTCTAGACCCCACCGGGGTGCGGCAGGCAGACCTGCTTCCTTTTTTGGCGGGGATCCGAAGCTATCGTGAGAGAGTCCACGCTTGTGAGTTTTGATCGAGTAACGATCGAGTAAGCTTCTAGAAGGATGCGGATCTGATTCGCTGGACCGGTTTTTAAGCACTTTTCTCTCCCTTTTTTGTCTGTCCGGCATCGTCCGTATGGTCTTCGTATCTGGCTCTGGATGATATCCCTCACCAATGAACGAACCTGGAAGTTGctcacctcacctcggcctcgcTCTCCGGCCATACCATCCCCGCAACGCCCCCCAACCTTTCTTTGTTCGAGCCCCGAGGTGAAGTCATCTCGGTTTTCTGTCTCCAGGTCAGGCCTGTCTGCTTGTTGTTCTCTCGCCAGTTCTTTCGCCCATCAGAGAATTGTTGAATATCAGGCGGTGTAGCTGCTGACCAGACCCAGCCGAATATGGTCACGATGGCGATACTGAGAGTGTTTCCAGAACCACTCGGCACGCCACGTATCCATCATCGATGTGTCATATTAAGTCCGATTCAAGCCAGAAAGCTCTGCAAGCTCTGGTGTTGTCTTTTTTCATGCTTTAAGCTTTTCGACCTCGCTGACTCGGCAATGGTTCCGCGGACCGagcacatcatcaccggcagCGGCCTGCTGGGTTGTTTCTTTTGAGGCTAGCCCAGCGGCTGTCACCGGTCCTCCCAAGAAACACCAAGCACCCGCAGCTCGCCTACGACGTTTACATTTGTCATAATTGAACGGTTTGGCCTCTGGGGTGCAGCGGGTTGACCGGGACGTGGAGCGGTTCTGGAGCAGGTCcgcgtggtggtggtgatggactgCCGGACAGGGCATTGTGTGTGGCTTGTGGATGCTACCGTACCTTATGTTCCGGAGGACCCTGAGTGGCAAAGCTTTTCTCCGAGAAAACTCCCGGTGAGTCCGGCCGAGATTGTCGGTGCCGCTCCGGAGCCGAGGTGCTTGGGCATTGCTTGTCTTGATCCGTGTCTGAGTGATGTGTAAGTTGGCGATGGCTTCATTTAGTCATATAATTCTTCGGCGTACTTGGGTGAGAATTAGAAAATGTGTTGGTAGAAAGCTCAGCATGGTTGGAATATCAATGACGCTAAAGCCCCAGAAGATAGCAAATAGCTTTTTCAAGCTGTCTCAAAGGCATGTACTTTTTCCAAGGCCATCTTTCATCAAGGCCTATCGTCCATGTCAGAAGTTCTACCACCTTCTTACAGGACCTATACATCATCCTGAAAGGATTCCTGGTTACTATCTTGAGGTTTGCCCAAGATCTTATTGTTCTAGTCTGACATAAGGTCAGAAGGCATGTCCAGGTTGTTTCCCAGGTACCCACATTTTTATTTCTGAGCTAAGGACATCTGTAGCTCAATGGGAGACATTGAAGGCTTAGAGAATCATTCATTGACGACTCTAGAGGTACTTCCAAATCAGAGATGGACATCCTTCTTGATTTCCTGTTTGCGGTGATAATTCGCCAAATAAGGGGCTTCTTGAAGGCTCTCTTTGATGAAGCTAAGGGTCATTTTACTTTCATCTTATAACGTCCAGACATTCTACTTCCTGGCTAATCTCATTGTGCCCAGGTAGCTGGCCAGCTCAGACTTCGCTCTCGAGAGCAGACACAATAGCAATTCGCACAGCTTGCTCCGGCCTCGCAACGATGGAGTTATCTCTGCTTCCGCCTGTTCAGATGCTACTGGGGAGCACACACAATAGCACATTTCCACAGATTGCTCCTGCCTCACGTCAACAAAGCTCTATCTGTTTCCGCCTGTTAGAAGTCCAAGAGCCTTGTGACTTCATCCCATCTATTCACTTGTTCACTTGCTCCTGGGCGGGTACCTGGAAGTGGACGGAAAAGCCACCGTCCCATCTGTCCCCGGCGTCAAACCCTATTTATTGCCTGTTGCTTGGGTTTTGTGCTCTGTCATCTCTTCCTCTCGCACAACAAACGACCAACGGCAGAATACCTCCAACTGCAGGTATTCCCAGTCACAACCTCGAGTTTCCGCTACTGATCTGCCAAACTGCTTGGTGCCAACCTACCAATTCAAGAAACTACAAATTTGGAACAGCACCGCACAGCAAAGGTACGTGCAAATATTCACCAATCTCCAGAGTTCCGACTCCAACAACTGTACGACCCGTTCGACTCTCTGGCACCTTCCTCCCAAGATCCAGGCGCCCCTCCCTGCCCCTCTCATATATGCCATCCTTTTCCCAACCATTACCCATGGCGCAGTCATCCAACTGATTCGAGTGGCTAATAGCCTTTAGGCAGACGATCATTGGAACTGCTCACCCACATTCAAGGGACTGGAGCCAACTAGCAACAACCGAGATCGACTTATTCACTGACTCAGTCGTAATCAGCCATCCAGTAGAATTCAAGACGTGTAAGTGAATTGTCGACATTACTGTGTTTAATTGCATTTGGAGCGGCTTGCTAACATTGTTCGACAGCTCCAATCATGGCTTCTACCAACGTCAGGAATGGGTTTCCCAAGGATGTGCAGGCCTACGGAAACTGGCCTGGCCAGTATCTTCTTCTCAGCTATGGCGACAGGGTCCGCATCATCGCCCACGCAATGACTTATGACCAGCTCCTCAGCATGATCCGTCGCGGATTTGGCATTGGCCGATACGACAATCTGACCCTACTTTTCAAGCATATGATGCCCCAGGGCAATACCATCGAGGCCGAGCTGGATGAGTCCGCCTACTATCTTATCAAGAACCAGTCCGAGATTCGCTGCGTCGATACGCTTCAGTACCTCAACACGAAGCGCCAGGCTCCCCAGGTACCTCTTGCGGGTTACACTCAGGCGAACGTTTATCCCAGGTACAGTTCTGGGTACGACAGATTGTTCGCACCTTTTTCGACTGCGCCCTCGAATCCATATGTGGTGCCTATGCCCGCCCCTTCAATGCAGCATCAGCATGTTCCCCAGATCACTGGAATGACGGTCGCCGGTGAAAAGAACAATGCTttcggtggtgttgctggccaGCCTACGAGCACCGGAGCTGCCACAGCTGCCCAAGTTTCCCAGCAGGCCCCTGTCAACGAGCCCGAGAGAGATCCCAGAACTGGTCTTCCAAAGGGCTGGCTTATGTTGTCTGACGACGAGCTGCCCAGAGACCCAACTGTGAAGCTGGGTAACAACCTTTTCGGTAAGAAGGCCATCAACACTGCCGCGACAGAGGGACCCAACCAGACCAAGaattccatcatccatcccaaTCTGTGGAGACCTGTCATCACGTCCGAGAAGCAAGCCGAGGCGCCCCAAGAcaaagggaagggggtcaTGAAGAAGGAATCAGCTGGGGAATCTTccaaagaagagaaagcCACAGGGTGGCGCGAAGTCACTGCTACTTACACTGCCATCAAGTCTGCTTTGGCGTCACGTTCTACACCCGTGGATCGCCGTCTCGTTCACGATTATCTGGTCGCAAGCACCTATATGAATGGCGGCAAGGAGCCGCTCTGCGAGCCCGAGAGAAAGTTTCTCCTGAGCGTATTCGGTCGTTGCTATGCAACGAAACCAATCAAGTACCTCGCGGATCTCCGCCACGACAGTGAGATCTTGGAGATCCTGCTCAGTCACACCCCTGGTTGCAACATGAGGTGCGCGGCAGATGTCAGGGATAAGTGCACCTGCGGCGGACCTCAGGGGCCCAAAGAGTGCTGTGAAGAGGGGCTCAAACCCTCCATGATCGGAAACATTTTGGAATGTGCAAAGAGTCGCCTCAGGGATGCTCTGGACCGCACTGGCATCGTCTCGCAGCGCGACATCAAGGGCGAGACGTTTTACTTTCACCATGAGAAGTGTGTCCAGAGCATGTGCATCTGTGCCATCTTCGCAACTCTGGCGCAGCATGAACCTATTTGTCTGATGAGAAGTCGCCTCGATGTCGAGATGGTCTGTGACTGTGACCGCAACACCAAGCGCAGTCAAGTTCCGAAACCTCAAGACACAAAGTTGATCCAGACCACActtgggtgggttggtgatctTGGGGAAGTTGATGGTGAGACCTGTGCCCAGGAAATTTTCCGTCGGAAACATATTGACAGCCTCGTGCGCAACTTTCACGAGCTCACTTGTAGTCCGCTCAAGGATGAGAATTGCGGTGACTGCTCAGTGTTCCGGATCCTGCTGGGACATCACTGGGATTGTCCCATGAGGCTAAAAGTGGACCTCAGCGATGAGTGCCAATGCGACCGGCTTCGGCGGGAGGACGATGAATATCTGGAaggcgatgatgaggtgggcAGTATCAAGTGGGTTACCGATGGTCTGCACGAAGCAGCGAAACCGTACCGcggcaacaacctcaccaggGAGGAATGGAAGGAGGCCATAACGGACTTTCACAATGAGTGGTGCCAcggctggtgctgctgcatgCGTCTGAGGGATATTGCCGAGCATGATCCTGACTGCGGGGGAGTTCAGGATACATTCGAGGATTGGAAACTTtgcagctgcaagaagaGTCTTAACCCTCGCGGCACTTCTGACGTTGCAGAAGAGGCCATTCATGTCGAGGCTTCTACCAAAGTCAAGGAGTctggtgttgatgacgaGAGCGACAATGGCGAGGAGTGGACACCCACCACTAGTGTGGttgacgaagatgatgacgatCTGCCCGATCTCATCCCTCACCTTGGTTCTGATACCGGAGGCTGGAAGTTTCCAGGTTGGCGTGAACCCCTGTTGGAGGAACGTACGCGCAGTTTTGAGGCGCCAGAGCACCTCAGCAAGCAGCTGACATCGAAGCAAAATTGGCTTCGCAATATGACAGACAAGAAGCcgacggaggagagggatatCAATCTCGCGGAGCTGACCGCTACGAACAGGCAAGGACTGAGCATGGACGAGACGACGGAATTGATTGCTAAACAAGTCGACAGATTGAATCAAGCCAGTTACAGGTACTGGGAATCTAAGAAGGCGAAGCTCGAGGATGATTCGGTGAAGGAGAGTTTGCAGACTTCTGAGGGGGAGCACGGGAGCAACGACAATGAGTCGAACGCAACCGCGTCTTCCCGGGTTTCCGTCAAAATGCCTGAGGCGAACTCGGGTGCTTCCAGCTCCAGGGCTAGCCACAGGGCCACTGTGGAGGACTTCCCTGAGATGCCCTCGGAAATCGCTACTGGGGGTGGCTTTGATTCGGCGAAGAAGACTCACTCAGCCTTTGGCCAGCCAGACCTGTGAGGAAGAGCAAAGGGGTGACGACATCAGGTCGAACGCGAGCACATCTTCCTGGGTGACCGTCCGGATGCCTAAGAAGAGCTCTCGTGCTTCTAGCTCCGAGGCTAGCTACAAGGGCACTGTGGTGGACGGTGTCGCTACCGGGGGTGGCTTTGGCTTTGGGTCGTTGCTGGCCTTCTTTCCAGGAGTAGTCGATCTGCCTGGCACCCTCTGCCGAATCCAATCGATCATGACAGGGATCTTGCAATTTCTTTTCTAGGCTGGGCTGGGTTCGTCGGGCGATAGGTGCATTGGTTGGGCGTTGGTTGGCTTTTTGATACCCGAGACTAGTAGTCTCCATGGACTTTGGGACGGGGTATTATGCAGGTACTGGATCCTGAGAGCCAAGGATTCATTATGGGAGAATAAGAaaaggtttgggggggggggatggaaaaaaggaaacaatcacccccaaaaaagggAGGTATGTTTGGTAGTGTAGTCTAGGTTCATCTGCTTGTTTAGCAGCCATAAGCGCTGGGTTTCTGTATATCCTCATGCTTTGTTTTGCTACGTGAGGGatctgttttgttttggccaAAAGAGCGCACGTGAATGTGAAAATAACTTGTTTTGGTTTCCTGATATTTACAACGCTAGGAGACTACCGACATGCCCCATCATTGAAGATGCTCAAAGCCTagcaccgccctcctcccccttgacctccaccatcaactTGCCGGTATTCTTGCCCGTAAACAACCAGTCAAAGGCCTCCTCGGCACTCCTCACACCACCCTTGACAAccgtctccttcctcctgAGCTTCCCCTCAGCCAACCACTGCGCCAGCTGCTTCCTCGCAGCATCATACTCGGTGATGTAATCAAAAACAATAAACCCCTGCATCCTGATCCTCTGGGTAATCACATTGAAGAAGCTCGCCCCCggccccttcttctcggccgaGTTGTACTGCGAAATCCCGCCGCACATGACAAACCTGCTAAACTGCGCAGCCCTCGCCATGACCATGTCAAGGATCTCCCCCCCGACATTATCAAAGTACACATCCACAAATTTCGGTGTCGCCTCCTTGAATTTCTGCTTATAATCCGGGGACTTGTAGTCAATCgcctcatccaaccccagCTCTTCCTTGAGCCAACGGCACTTTTGCTCCCCCCCGGCAATACCAATCACCCTCGCGCCGGCGATCTTTGCAATTTGCGCGGCTACTGAACCGGTCGCGccagcggcggcggagacGACGACCGTGTCGCCTGGCTTCGGGAGGCCGATTTTCGTCATGCCGAAGTAGGCTGTTAAACCGGTGGACCCGAGCACGCcgaggaggtcggtgagTTTGCCGCCCTGGGGGAGGTCGTACGCTTTTTCGACTTGGGAGTCGGGCATGATGGCGTATTCTTGGATTCCCGAGGCGGAGGTGACGATTGTTCCCGGGGAGAACttgggggatttggaggcGAGGACGCGGGAGACGGTGAGGGCGCGCATGACTTCGTTTAGTTGGACGGGGGGGATGTAAGAGCGGCGGTCGTCTAGCCAGCCGCGCATGGCTGGGTCGAAGGAGactgagggagggggtggggggttagtTTGCGCAAACTTTGGATGCTATGAGTGAAGGGGGGCGCTTACTGTAGAGAGTCTCGAGGAGGACTTGGCCATCTTTGAGGTCGGCCTCGGTgggagcgggggaggatttgagggagaaggtttTGCCTTTCTCGATTGGGCCGGAGGGGCGTtgggagaggacgagggaggtgttggttgtcatgatggttgttgttgtggtggttgatgggtgaggaggtgtaTAAGTGGAGCCTGTATGGGAGGTTGAGATACACACACAAATGAATGAAGTATATGAGATCGAGAGATTACAATGAAGTGAGGAGTGAGGTCAAGGGAGGATTTATATACCTAta comes from the Podospora pseudocomata strain CBS 415.72m chromosome 5, whole genome shotgun sequence genome and includes:
- a CDS encoding hypothetical protein (EggNog:ENOG503NUYM; COG:S), with protein sequence MTTNTSLVLSQRPSGPIEKGKTFSLKSSPAPTEADLKDGQVLLETLYISFDPAMRGWLDDRRSYIPPVQLNEVMRALTVSRVLASKSPKFSPGTIVTSASGIQEYAIMPDSQVEKAYDLPQGGKLTDLLGVLGSTGLTAYFGMTKIGLPKPGDTVVVSAAAGATGSVAAQIAKIAGARVIGIAGGEQKCRWLKEELGLDEAIDYKSPDYKQKFKEATPKFVDVYFDNVGGEILDMVMARAAQFSRFVMCGGISQYNSAEKKGPGASFFNVITQRIRMQGFIVFDYITEYDAARKQLAQWLAEGKLRRKETVVKGGVRSAEEAFDWLFTGKNTGKLMVEVKGEEGGARL
- the DAL1 gene encoding Allantoinase (COG:F; MEROPS:MER0005767; EggNog:ENOG503NWXN), producing MATTLQQNEQPLVVLASTNTIITLPDDTLLLTPATVTVSPVTGKILSVVREVLPGSSFPPNTRYNDLSPKFLLPGLVDAHVHLNEPGRTEWEGFNTGTKAAASGGVTTVIDMPLNAIPPTTTLAGFQEKLRASQGQCWVDVGFYGGVIPGNAGELLPLVEAGVRGFKGFLIDSGVDEFPAVSSKDIALAMTTLKDSPTTLMFHAEMLPPITESVGDYVQISDPPLAPKGDLFSYSTFLESRPPAFETYAIEEIVSLAELAPKLHLHIVHLSAVEAIPILRNARKEGVNITAETCFHYLGLAADDIEDGDTRHKCCPPIRSQTNQDRLWEEIVEAQGEGCIKTIVSDHSPCTPELKLLPPHLQTVDDDSLRPNMHHSDSGVDMTLPSDQTHDKSCSHASSRPELKPTDSGVVMTLASETPSPTEEQPTNPLSTTTATTCCADTTHHPNPAPQQRLLPITNTNQGDFFAAWGGISSVGLGLPILHTIATDRAAHGLPAPDLVDMVRMCSQATAQQVGLYHRKGAIKVGHDADFCVFDSEERWVLRSGEMRWKNKVSPWEGRQFVGRVRESWIRGEKVFQLGAVGGGFVGGKPRGEAIVERRTA